The Streptomyces sp. NBC_01689 genome includes a window with the following:
- a CDS encoding DUF721 domain-containing protein → MTENTPLIPEPSKPSGQGVGKTPEPSGVDLARVALRAAKEQARARGDAAQQKRQARRGGLRSGARADGRDPMALGAAINRLLTERGWETPAAVGGVMGRWPQIVGDDLAKHCVPLRYDDDPAERVLTVQCDSTAWATQLRLLAPQLVARLNQDLGHGTVRLIKVQGPGGPARRFGPLRAPGSTGPGDTYG, encoded by the coding sequence ATGACGGAGAACACACCACTGATCCCGGAGCCGTCGAAGCCGTCCGGCCAGGGCGTCGGGAAGACCCCCGAGCCGAGTGGCGTCGACCTCGCGCGCGTGGCACTGCGCGCCGCGAAGGAACAGGCCCGCGCGCGGGGGGACGCGGCCCAGCAGAAGAGGCAGGCCCGCCGCGGCGGGCTGCGCTCCGGCGCGCGCGCCGACGGGCGCGACCCGATGGCACTGGGCGCCGCGATCAACCGGCTGCTGACCGAGCGAGGGTGGGAGACCCCGGCCGCGGTGGGCGGGGTGATGGGGCGCTGGCCGCAGATCGTCGGCGACGACCTGGCCAAGCACTGCGTCCCGCTGCGGTACGACGACGACCCGGCCGAGCGGGTGCTGACCGTGCAGTGCGACTCGACCGCCTGGGCCACCCAGCTGCGGCTGCTCGCCCCGCAGCTGGTCGCGCGGCTGAACCAGGACCTCGGGCACGGCACGGTGAGGCTGATCAAGGTGCAGGGTCCGGGGGGTCCCGCGCGCCGGTTCGGGCCCCTCCGCGCTCCTGGCAGCACGGGTCCGGGCGACACCTACGGGTGA
- the recF gene encoding DNA replication/repair protein RecF (All proteins in this family for which functions are known are DNA-binding proteins that assist the filamentation of RecA onto DNA for the initiation of recombination or recombinational repair.), whose translation MHVTHLSLADFRSYARVEVPLDPGVTAFVGPNGQGKTNLVEAVGYLASLGSHRVSSDAPLVRMGAERAIIRASVRQGERQQLVELELNPGRANRARINRSSQVRPRDVLGIVRTVLFAPEDLALVKGDPGERRRFLDELITARSPRMAGVRSDYDRVLKQRNTLLKSAALARRHGGRTMDLSTLDVWDQHLARVGAELLAQRLDLVAAVQPLADKAYEQLAPGGGPVALEYKPSSAVLTGHTREELYEQLMEALAESRKPEIERGVTLVGPHRDELLLKLGELPAKGYASHGESWSYALALRLASYDLLRAEGNEPVLVLDDVFAELDSRRRERLAELVAPGEQVLVTAAVDDDVPGVLAGTRYAVSEGTVERV comes from the coding sequence ATGCACGTCACGCATCTGTCGCTGGCCGACTTCCGCTCCTACGCCCGGGTCGAGGTCCCGCTCGACCCGGGCGTCACCGCGTTCGTGGGCCCCAACGGACAGGGCAAGACGAACCTGGTCGAGGCGGTCGGCTATCTCGCGAGCCTCGGCAGCCACCGCGTCTCCTCCGACGCGCCCCTGGTGCGGATGGGCGCCGAGCGGGCGATCATCCGTGCGAGCGTCAGACAGGGCGAACGGCAGCAGCTCGTCGAACTGGAGCTGAACCCCGGGCGCGCCAACCGTGCCCGTATCAACAGGTCCTCGCAGGTCAGGCCCCGTGACGTGCTCGGCATCGTGCGCACGGTGCTGTTCGCGCCCGAGGACCTCGCGCTGGTCAAGGGCGACCCCGGGGAGCGCCGCCGCTTCCTCGACGAGCTGATCACCGCCCGCTCGCCGCGGATGGCGGGCGTCCGCTCCGACTACGACCGGGTCCTCAAGCAGCGCAACACCCTCCTGAAGTCGGCCGCGCTGGCCCGTCGGCACGGCGGCCGCACCATGGATCTCTCCACGCTCGACGTGTGGGACCAGCACCTCGCGCGGGTGGGCGCCGAACTGCTCGCCCAGCGGCTCGACCTGGTCGCCGCGGTCCAGCCGCTGGCCGACAAGGCGTACGAACAGCTCGCGCCGGGCGGGGGCCCCGTCGCCCTGGAGTACAAGCCCTCCTCGGCCGTCCTCACCGGTCACACCCGCGAGGAGCTGTACGAGCAGCTGATGGAGGCCCTCGCGGAGTCCCGTAAGCCGGAGATCGAACGGGGCGTCACCCTGGTGGGCCCGCACCGGGACGAGCTGCTGCTCAAGCTGGGCGAACTGCCCGCCAAGGGATACGCGTCGCACGGCGAGTCCTGGTCGTACGCCCTGGCGCTGCGCCTCGCCTCCTACGACCTGCTGAGGGCCGAGGGCAACGAGCCGGTCCTGGTCCTCGACGACGTCTTCGCCGAGCTGGACAGCCGCCGGCGGGAGCGCCTCGCGGAGCTCGTGGCCCCCGGCGAGCAGGTCCTCGTGACGGCGGCGGTCGACGACGACGTGCCGGGTGTCCTGGCGGGGACCCGCTACGCCGTCTCGGAGGGCACGGTGGAGCGGGTATGA
- the gnd gene encoding phosphogluconate dehydrogenase (NAD(+)-dependent, decarboxylating) — protein MELGLVGLGKMGGNMRERIRRAGHTVIGYDRNPELADVHSLEELVGALEAPRVVWVMVPAGAATQSTIDQLGDLLEPGGTVVDGGNSRWTDDEKHADELAAKGIGFVDAGVSGGVWGLQNGYALMVGGDAENVARVQPVFDALKPEGDSGFVHAGKVGAGHFSKMVHNGIEYAMMQAYAEGWELLEKVHSVTDVREVFRSWQEGTVIRSWLLDLAVNALDDDEHLDKLRGYADDSGEGRWTVEAAIDNAVPLPAITASLFARFASRQDDSPQMKMIAALRNQFGGHAVEPK, from the coding sequence ATGGAGCTCGGTCTCGTCGGCCTCGGCAAGATGGGCGGCAACATGCGCGAGCGGATCCGCCGCGCAGGCCACACCGTCATCGGATACGACCGCAACCCGGAACTCGCCGATGTCCACAGCCTCGAAGAACTCGTGGGCGCGCTCGAAGCCCCCCGCGTGGTGTGGGTGATGGTCCCGGCCGGCGCCGCCACCCAGTCCACCATCGACCAGCTCGGCGACCTCCTCGAACCCGGCGGCACCGTCGTCGACGGCGGCAACTCCCGCTGGACCGACGACGAGAAGCACGCCGACGAACTCGCCGCCAAGGGCATCGGCTTCGTCGACGCCGGCGTCTCCGGCGGCGTCTGGGGCCTGCAGAACGGCTACGCCCTCATGGTCGGCGGCGACGCCGAGAACGTCGCCCGCGTCCAGCCCGTCTTCGACGCCCTCAAGCCCGAAGGCGACTCCGGCTTCGTCCACGCCGGCAAGGTCGGCGCCGGCCACTTCTCCAAGATGGTCCACAACGGCATCGAGTACGCCATGATGCAGGCCTACGCCGAGGGCTGGGAACTCCTGGAGAAGGTCCACTCCGTCACCGACGTCCGCGAGGTCTTCCGCTCCTGGCAGGAAGGCACCGTCATCCGCTCCTGGCTCCTCGACCTCGCCGTCAACGCCCTCGACGACGACGAACACCTCGACAAACTCCGCGGCTACGCCGACGACTCCGGCGAAGGCCGCTGGACCGTCGAGGCCGCCATCGACAACGCCGTACCCCTCCCCGCGATCACCGCCTCCCTCTTCGCCCGATTCGCCTCCCGCCAGGACGACTCCCCGCAGATGAAGATGATCGCCGCACTCCGCAACCAGTTCGGCGGCCACGCCGTCGAGCCGAAGTAA
- the dnaN gene encoding DNA polymerase III subunit beta codes for MKIRVERDVLAEAVAWAARSLPARPPAPVLAGLLLKAEEGALSLSSFDYEVSARVSVDAEIEEEGTVLVSGRLLADICRALPNRPVEISTDGVRATVVCGSSRFTLHTLPVEEYPALPQMPSATGTVPGEVFASAAAQVAIAAGRDDTLPVLTGVRIEIEGDTVTLASTDRYRFAVREFLWKPENPEASAVALVPAKTLLDTAKALTSGDSVILALSGSGAGEGLIGFEGAGRRTTTRLLEGDLPKYRSLFPTEFNSIAVIETAPFVEAVKRVALVAERNTPVRLSFEQGVLILEAGSSDDAQAVERVDAQLEGDDVSIAFNPTFLLDGLSAIDSPVAQLSFTTSTKPALLSGKPAVDAEADEAYKYLIMPVRLSG; via the coding sequence GTGAAGATCCGGGTGGAACGCGACGTACTCGCGGAGGCAGTGGCCTGGGCGGCTCGCAGCCTCCCGGCCCGTCCACCGGCGCCTGTGCTCGCCGGCCTCCTTCTGAAGGCCGAGGAGGGTGCCCTGAGCCTCTCCAGCTTCGACTACGAGGTCTCGGCGCGGGTCTCCGTGGACGCGGAGATCGAGGAAGAGGGCACGGTCCTGGTCTCCGGCCGCCTGCTCGCGGACATCTGCCGCGCCCTCCCCAACCGCCCGGTGGAGATCTCCACAGACGGTGTACGGGCGACCGTGGTCTGCGGCTCCTCCCGGTTCACCCTCCACACCCTGCCTGTGGAGGAGTACCCGGCCCTGCCGCAGATGCCGTCGGCGACCGGCACCGTCCCGGGCGAGGTCTTCGCCTCGGCCGCCGCCCAGGTGGCCATCGCCGCCGGACGCGACGACACGCTGCCCGTCCTCACCGGTGTGCGCATCGAGATCGAGGGCGACACGGTCACGCTGGCCTCGACCGACCGCTACCGCTTCGCGGTCCGCGAGTTCCTGTGGAAGCCGGAGAACCCGGAGGCGTCCGCGGTCGCCCTGGTGCCCGCCAAGACGCTCCTGGACACCGCCAAGGCCCTCACGAGCGGCGACAGCGTGATCCTGGCCCTGTCCGGCTCCGGCGCGGGCGAGGGGCTCATCGGCTTCGAGGGCGCCGGCCGCCGTACCACGACCCGGCTGCTGGAGGGCGACCTCCCGAAGTACCGCTCGCTGTTCCCGACGGAGTTCAACTCGATCGCCGTGATCGAGACCGCCCCCTTCGTGGAGGCCGTCAAGCGCGTGGCCCTGGTCGCCGAGCGCAACACCCCGGTGCGGCTGAGCTTCGAGCAGGGCGTGCTGATCCTGGAGGCCGGCTCCAGCGACGACGCACAGGCTGTGGAGAGGGTCGACGCGCAGCTGGAGGGCGACGACGTCTCGATCGCCTTCAACCCGACCTTCCTGCTCGACGGCCTGAGCGCCATCGACTCCCCGGTCGCGCAGCTGTCGTTCACGACCTCCACGAAGCCCGCGCTGCTGAGCGGCAAGCCCGCCGTGGACGCCGAGGCGGACGAGGCCTACAAGTACCTGATCATGCCGGTGCGCCTGTCCGGCTGA
- the dnaA gene encoding chromosomal replication initiator protein DnaA, whose amino-acid sequence MADVPADLAAVWPRVLEQLLGEGRGQGVEVKDEHWIKRCQPLALVADTALLAVPNEFAKGVLEGRLAPIVSETLSRECGRPIRIAITVDDSAGEPPPPPVPPRYEEPEASQGQGRDTYDGQGGEDRNSFGGQARDERSGYDTQGRDDHNGYEPRREDRTVYEPPRRDGYEGYGRHRADDRREERRDDRREDHRGDHRGDHRGGRGDQLPGAPGDQLPTARPAYPDYQRPEPGAWPRHGQDDYGWQQQRLGFPERDPYASPSQDYRPQSMERPPYEQQRQDYDQPRSDYDQRPDRRDLQDPSSGGGPLHRGGPALPSSSGAPGPLAAKPAPASGPGEPTARLNPKYLFDTFVIGASNRFAHAAAVAVAEAPAKAYNPLFIYGESGLGKTHLLHAIGHYARSLYPGTRVRYVSSEEFTNEFINSIRDGKGDSFRKRYREMDILLVDDIQFLADKESTQEEFFHTFNTLHNANKQIVLSSDRPPKQLVTLEDRLRNRFEWGLITDVQPPELETRIAILRKKAVQEQLNAPPEVLEFIASRISRNIRELEGALIRVTAFASLNRQPVDLGLTEIVLKDLIPGGEDSAPEITATAIMAATADYFGLTVDDLCGSSRSRVLVTARQIAMYLCRELTDLSLPKIGAQFGGRDHTTVMHADRKIRALMAERRSIYNQVTELTNRIKNG is encoded by the coding sequence GTGGCTGACGTACCTGCCGATCTTGCCGCAGTGTGGCCACGAGTACTCGAACAACTCCTCGGTGAGGGCCGCGGTCAGGGTGTCGAGGTGAAGGACGAGCACTGGATCAAGCGGTGCCAGCCCCTGGCCCTGGTCGCGGACACGGCGCTGCTCGCCGTTCCGAACGAGTTCGCGAAGGGCGTCCTGGAAGGACGCCTCGCGCCGATCGTCAGCGAGACGCTGAGCCGCGAGTGCGGGCGGCCGATCCGTATCGCGATCACCGTCGACGACTCGGCCGGCGAGCCCCCGCCGCCTCCCGTCCCGCCCCGGTACGAGGAGCCCGAGGCCTCGCAGGGCCAGGGCCGTGACACATACGACGGCCAGGGCGGCGAGGACCGCAATTCCTTCGGCGGTCAGGCCCGCGACGAGCGCTCGGGCTACGACACCCAGGGCCGTGACGACCACAACGGCTACGAGCCGCGCCGCGAGGACCGCACCGTGTACGAGCCCCCGCGCCGCGACGGTTACGAGGGATACGGACGCCACCGCGCCGACGACCGGCGGGAAGAGCGGCGTGACGACCGCCGTGAGGACCACCGCGGCGACCACCGGGGCGATCACCGAGGAGGCCGCGGCGACCAGCTTCCCGGCGCTCCCGGCGACCAGCTGCCGACCGCCCGCCCCGCGTACCCGGACTACCAGCGTCCGGAACCCGGCGCCTGGCCCCGGCACGGGCAGGACGACTACGGCTGGCAGCAGCAGCGCCTCGGTTTCCCCGAGCGCGACCCGTACGCCTCGCCGTCGCAGGACTACCGACCGCAGTCGATGGAGCGCCCGCCCTACGAGCAGCAGCGCCAGGACTACGACCAGCCGCGCTCCGACTACGACCAGCGTCCCGACCGCCGCGACCTCCAGGACCCGTCCTCGGGCGGCGGCCCGCTGCACCGCGGCGGCCCCGCGCTGCCGAGTTCCAGCGGCGCCCCCGGCCCCCTGGCCGCCAAGCCCGCGCCGGCCTCCGGCCCGGGTGAGCCCACCGCGCGCCTCAACCCGAAGTACCTCTTCGACACCTTCGTGATCGGCGCCTCGAACCGCTTCGCGCACGCCGCCGCGGTCGCCGTCGCCGAGGCGCCGGCGAAGGCGTACAACCCCCTCTTCATCTACGGGGAGTCGGGCCTCGGCAAGACGCACCTGCTGCACGCGATCGGGCACTACGCCCGCAGCCTCTACCCGGGCACCCGGGTGCGGTACGTGAGTTCCGAGGAGTTCACCAACGAGTTCATCAACTCCATCCGCGACGGCAAGGGCGACAGCTTCCGCAAGCGCTACCGCGAGATGGACATCCTGCTGGTCGACGACATCCAGTTCCTCGCGGACAAGGAGTCGACGCAGGAGGAGTTCTTCCACACCTTCAACACCCTCCACAACGCGAACAAGCAGATCGTGCTCTCCAGCGACCGGCCGCCCAAGCAGCTGGTGACGCTGGAGGACCGGCTGCGCAACCGTTTCGAGTGGGGCCTGATCACGGACGTCCAGCCGCCCGAGCTGGAGACCCGGATCGCGATCCTCCGCAAGAAGGCGGTGCAGGAGCAGCTCAACGCCCCGCCGGAGGTCCTGGAGTTCATCGCCTCGCGGATCTCGCGCAACATCCGCGAACTGGAGGGCGCGCTGATCCGGGTGACGGCGTTCGCGTCGCTCAACCGGCAGCCCGTGGACCTCGGTCTGACGGAGATCGTCCTGAAGGACCTCATCCCGGGCGGCGAGGACTCGGCCCCGGAGATCACCGCGACCGCGATCATGGCGGCGACCGCCGACTACTTCGGGCTCACGGTGGACGACCTGTGCGGGTCCTCGCGCAGCCGCGTCCTGGTGACGGCGCGCCAGATCGCCATGTACCTGTGCCGCGAGCTGACGGATCTGTCGCTGCCGAAGATCGGTGCGCAGTTCGGCGGCCGCGACCACACGACCGTCATGCACGCCGACCGCAAGATCCGCGCGCTGATGGCCGAGCGCCGCTCGATCTACAACCAGGTCACCGAGCTCACCAACCGCATCAAGAACGGCTGA
- the rpmH gene encoding 50S ribosomal protein L34, producing MSKRTFQPNNRRRAKTHGFRLRMRTRAGRAILANRRGKGRASLSA from the coding sequence GTGAGCAAGCGCACCTTCCAGCCGAACAACCGTCGTCGCGCCAAGACCCACGGCTTCCGCCTGCGGATGCGCACCCGTGCCGGCCGCGCGATTCTCGCGAACCGCCGTGGCAAGGGTCGCGCGAGCCTGTCCGCCTGA
- the rnpA gene encoding ribonuclease P protein component produces MLPSEHRLRRREDFATAVRRGRRAGRPLLVVHLRSGATDPHAPGESAPPTRAGFVVSKAVGGAVIRNVVKRRLRHLMRDRIGLLAPGSLVVVRALPGAGDADHEQLAQDLDAALQRLLGGGAR; encoded by the coding sequence GTGCTGCCTTCCGAGCATCGGCTGAGGCGGCGCGAGGACTTCGCGACCGCGGTACGCCGAGGACGCCGGGCCGGACGCCCGCTCCTCGTCGTCCACCTTCGTAGCGGTGCAACGGACCCGCACGCGCCTGGGGAGAGCGCTCCCCCGACGCGTGCGGGTTTCGTCGTGAGCAAAGCCGTGGGTGGAGCCGTCATACGCAACGTGGTGAAGCGCAGACTCCGCCATCTCATGCGTGACCGGATCGGCCTGCTGGCCCCCGGTAGCCTGGTAGTCGTACGAGCGTTGCCCGGTGCGGGCGACGCCGACCATGAACAGCTGGCCCAAGACCTGGATGCCGCTCTTCAGCGGCTGCTGGGAGGGGGCGCGCGATGA
- the yidD gene encoding membrane protein insertion efficiency factor YidD — protein sequence MKYPLLALIKLYQWTISPLLGPVCKYYPSCSHYGYQAIDRHGAIKGTALTAWRILRCNPWSPGGVDHVPPRKRPRWHEMVRNAWRARKGGTSAAEPATGETTAPGPAAETPSHAQGA from the coding sequence ATGAAGTACCCGCTGCTGGCTCTCATAAAGCTGTACCAGTGGACGATCAGCCCGCTGCTCGGGCCGGTGTGCAAGTACTACCCGTCGTGCTCCCACTACGGCTACCAGGCCATCGACCGGCACGGTGCGATCAAGGGAACGGCACTCACCGCCTGGCGCATCCTCCGGTGCAATCCGTGGTCACCGGGCGGCGTGGACCATGTCCCGCCGCGCAAGCGTCCGCGGTGGCACGAGATGGTGCGCAACGCCTGGCGCGCACGCAAGGGCGGGACCTCCGCCGCCGAACCGGCCACCGGGGAGACCACTGCCCCGGGCCCGGCCGCCGAGACCCCGTCCCATGCTCAAGGAGCCTGA
- the yidC gene encoding membrane protein insertase YidC, with amino-acid sequence MDTIAGFFSFITTPVSWVIVQFHAVYGKIFGPDTGWAWGLSIVSLVILIRICLIPLFVKQIKATRAMQTLQPEMKKIQERYKNDKQRQSEEMMKLYKESGTNPLSSCLPILAQSPFFFALYHVLNGIATGKTIGVIDDQLLASARKAHIFGAPLASKFTDSADKVGQLSAQITDVRVVTAIMIVLMSGSQFYTQRQLMTKNVDTTVKTPFMQQQKMLMYVFPVMFAVFGINFPVGVLVYWLTTNVWTMGQQMYVIRNNPTPGSKAQAAYLERLQKHVTHHGKARNRREKTIIKTIVGKGRDRNEFERRFINGLTKAGLVAQPDGVVVKGDSTTVVETEDGTTVTTGGAPKRQQPKRQSKSQRQSGAAAGTARTAADESEPKTSLTKSDQPQDAKATPKPAGGGSKPGNGTRSKAQSGQRKGPQRPKSPSKK; translated from the coding sequence GTGGACACGATTGCCGGTTTTTTCAGCTTCATCACGACACCCGTTTCCTGGGTCATCGTCCAGTTCCACGCCGTGTACGGGAAGATCTTCGGTCCTGATACGGGCTGGGCCTGGGGCCTGTCGATCGTGTCCCTGGTGATCCTGATCCGTATCTGCCTGATCCCGCTCTTCGTGAAGCAGATCAAGGCCACTCGGGCCATGCAGACCCTGCAGCCCGAGATGAAGAAGATCCAGGAGCGCTACAAGAACGACAAGCAGCGCCAGTCCGAAGAGATGATGAAGCTGTACAAAGAGTCGGGTACCAACCCGCTCTCCTCGTGCCTTCCCATCCTGGCGCAGTCGCCGTTCTTCTTCGCCCTGTACCACGTGCTCAACGGCATCGCGACGGGCAAGACGATCGGCGTCATCGACGATCAGCTGCTCGCCAGCGCCCGTAAGGCGCACATCTTCGGCGCTCCGCTCGCCTCCAAGTTCACGGACAGCGCCGACAAGGTCGGCCAGCTCAGCGCGCAGATCACGGATGTCCGCGTCGTCACCGCGATCATGATCGTGCTGATGTCGGGATCGCAGTTCTACACCCAGCGTCAGCTGATGACGAAGAACGTCGACACCACGGTGAAGACGCCCTTCATGCAGCAGCAGAAGATGCTGATGTACGTCTTCCCGGTCATGTTCGCCGTCTTCGGCATCAACTTCCCGGTCGGTGTCCTCGTGTACTGGCTCACCACCAACGTGTGGACCATGGGTCAGCAGATGTACGTCATCCGCAACAACCCGACCCCGGGCAGCAAGGCCCAGGCCGCCTACCTGGAGCGCCTGCAGAAACACGTCACGCACCACGGCAAGGCCCGCAACCGGCGCGAGAAGACGATCATCAAGACGATCGTCGGCAAGGGCCGCGACCGCAACGAGTTCGAGCGCAGGTTCATCAACGGCCTGACCAAGGCGGGCCTCGTCGCCCAGCCCGACGGCGTCGTGGTGAAGGGCGACAGCACGACGGTCGTCGAGACCGAGGACGGCACCACGGTCACCACCGGCGGTGCTCCCAAGCGTCAGCAGCCGAAGCGCCAGTCCAAGTCGCAGCGCCAGTCGGGAGCGGCGGCCGGTACGGCCAGGACGGCGGCGGACGAGTCCGAGCCGAAGACCTCGCTGACCAAGTCCGACCAGCCGCAGGACGCCAAGGCCACCCCCAAGCCGGCGGGCGGCGGCAGCAAGCCGGGCAACGGAACCCGCAGCAAAGCCCAGTCCGGACAGCGCAAGGGTCCGCAGCGGCCCAAGTCCCCGTCCAAGAAGTAA